Proteins from one Sphingopyxis terrae subsp. terrae NBRC 15098 genomic window:
- a CDS encoding Lrp/AsnC family transcriptional regulator, whose product MASQKFDQIDLQILNELQKNGRITNVELAQQVGLTAPPCLRRVRALEESGVIRSYHADLDAAKLGYGITVFAMVSLRSQAESDLKAFEDYVGGLAEVRECYMLNGEIDFLLKVVARDLQSFQSFLTAHLTSAPNVTSVKTSLTIRTAKQLAGIPVEP is encoded by the coding sequence ATGGCAAGCCAGAAGTTCGATCAAATTGATTTGCAGATCCTCAACGAGCTGCAGAAAAATGGGCGGATAACCAATGTGGAATTGGCACAGCAGGTGGGGCTGACGGCTCCCCCGTGCCTGCGCCGCGTCCGCGCACTGGAGGAGTCGGGCGTGATACGATCCTATCACGCCGATCTCGATGCCGCGAAGCTGGGTTACGGGATCACCGTCTTCGCGATGGTCAGCCTGCGCAGTCAGGCCGAATCCGACCTCAAGGCGTTCGAGGATTATGTCGGCGGGCTGGCCGAAGTGCGCGAATGTTACATGCTCAACGGCGAAATCGACTTCCTGCTGAAGGTCGTCGCGCGCGACTTGCAGAGCTTTCAGTCGTTCCTGACGGCGCATCTCACCTCGGCACCGAATGTCACGAGCGTGAAGACGTCGCTTACGATTCGCACCGCCAAACAACTCGCCGGCATCCCGGTCGAGCCATAA
- a CDS encoding sensor histidine kinase yields MGWPRVTADSMIATILRQAPADRRASIAAWRQLTDILAQRGNQLDTTDIRRAFHALAVLRRDVPEKVRRDCAVAVARHGRFAPLVAFYANDVPAVSATMLRRARLAEADWLAMLPTTAATARSILAGRSDLPVSVRRALDSLGAGSVALPQPAIAAADASAADVVDNAPASQISELVRRIDKYQSSRSKPAPARPRTSFLFETGPDGVIRWVDGITRGAAIGLSIAESALGGEPGTDGAAVGAFRQRAEIVNARMVLEGSAADAGEWRFSALPWFDPATGQFCGYRGTARRPQHNELPYGRPESSDSGDSIRQLIHELRSPLNAISGFAQIISGQMFGPVSGAYRKMADSIIADAGAVQDIIDDLEVAARSTGVVETKASDEVADLATVMAQIEGDLAPLLADQRIDLSISRVGGPFLAHADDANSRRMVGRLLTALVDICEAGTTLVGQLVAEAGPDDMLQLRIVRPAAIRFASAADLLDPGFSPEGEAPGAAILSLGFSLRLVDSLARGAGGRLDIGHNALTLYLPSANPRADTELGAQHGE; encoded by the coding sequence ATGGGCTGGCCTCGCGTGACCGCTGACTCGATGATCGCGACCATCTTGCGGCAAGCGCCGGCGGACCGCCGTGCGAGCATCGCCGCGTGGCGCCAGCTCACCGATATTCTGGCGCAGCGCGGCAATCAACTGGATACGACCGATATACGCCGCGCCTTCCACGCGCTCGCGGTGCTGCGCCGCGATGTGCCTGAAAAGGTGCGGCGCGATTGCGCCGTTGCGGTGGCCCGCCATGGGCGCTTTGCGCCGCTGGTCGCCTTTTATGCGAATGATGTGCCGGCGGTATCCGCGACGATGCTGCGCCGTGCCCGGCTGGCCGAAGCGGACTGGTTGGCGATGCTGCCGACGACCGCCGCCACCGCGCGCTCGATCCTCGCCGGGCGCAGCGATTTGCCCGTGAGCGTGCGCCGCGCACTGGACAGTTTGGGAGCGGGATCGGTCGCGCTGCCGCAACCCGCGATCGCGGCCGCCGACGCGTCGGCAGCGGACGTCGTCGACAACGCACCTGCGAGCCAGATCAGCGAACTGGTACGGCGAATTGACAAATATCAGTCGTCGCGCAGCAAGCCCGCTCCGGCAAGGCCGCGCACGAGCTTCCTGTTTGAAACCGGGCCTGACGGCGTGATCCGCTGGGTCGACGGAATAACCCGCGGCGCGGCGATCGGTCTGTCCATCGCCGAGAGTGCCTTGGGCGGCGAGCCAGGGACCGATGGCGCCGCAGTGGGCGCGTTTCGGCAGCGTGCCGAAATCGTCAACGCCCGTATGGTCCTTGAAGGGTCGGCAGCCGACGCCGGCGAGTGGCGCTTTTCGGCGTTGCCCTGGTTCGATCCCGCGACCGGCCAGTTTTGCGGCTATCGCGGCACCGCTCGGCGGCCGCAGCACAACGAATTGCCTTATGGCCGCCCGGAATCGAGCGATTCGGGCGACTCTATCCGGCAGTTGATCCATGAACTGCGCAGCCCGCTCAATGCGATTTCGGGCTTTGCCCAGATTATTTCGGGACAGATGTTTGGTCCGGTCAGCGGCGCCTATCGCAAGATGGCCGATTCGATCATCGCCGACGCAGGCGCGGTTCAGGACATCATCGACGATCTTGAGGTCGCGGCACGTTCGACAGGGGTCGTCGAGACGAAGGCGAGCGACGAGGTCGCCGACCTTGCTACGGTGATGGCGCAGATCGAAGGCGACCTGGCGCCGCTGCTCGCCGACCAGCGGATCGACCTCAGCATTTCGCGCGTCGGCGGCCCCTTTCTGGCCCATGCCGACGATGCCAATTCGCGGCGGATGGTCGGTCGGCTGCTCACCGCACTCGTCGATATTTGCGAAGCCGGTACGACGCTTGTCGGGCAACTGGTTGCGGAGGCCGGTCCCGATGACATGCTGCAACTGCGCATCGTGCGTCCCGCGGCGATCCGCTTCGCATCGGCGGCCGATCTGCTTGATCCGGGCTTCAGTCCCGAGGGTGAGGCGCCCGGCGCCGCGATCCTCAGCCTCGGCTTTTCGTTGCGACTGGTCGACAGCCTGGCGCGCGGCGCCGGGGGACGACTCGATATCGGTCATAATGCCTTGACCTTGTATCTTCCCTCGGCCAACCCAAGGGCCGACACCGAACTAGGTGCCCAACACGGCGAATAG